From a region of the Haematobia irritans isolate KBUSLIRL chromosome 4, ASM5000362v1, whole genome shotgun sequence genome:
- the LOC142234588 gene encoding putative ATP-dependent RNA helicase DDX53 isoform X2 produces the protein MEKAIAVPQIGCVGDEAHRILDMGFEPQNRKIILDIPPDKQPVMTSARSPTFYRRLFEQSHTGA, from the exons atggagaaggcaatcgccgtgccacaaattggatgtgttggag atgaagctcatcgtattttggatatgggtTTTGAACCTCAGAATCGAAAGATAATATTGGATATACCGCCCGATAAACAACCCGTAATGACAAGTGCTAGGAGTCCGACTTTTtaccgacggttatttgaacaatcccataccggtgcgtga
- the LOC142234588 gene encoding uncharacterized protein LOC142234588 isoform X1 has protein sequence MKNEDLTVQHKQKFHSVLEPKRELACKLRKKGTTEFIQEYDLWRRQSPCHKLDVLEMKLIVFWIWVLNLRIER, from the exons atgaaaaatgaagatctcacggtacagcacaaacagaaatt tcatagcgttttggagccaaaacgtgaattggcatgcaaattgagaaagaagggaacaacagaattcattcaggaatatgatttatggagaaggcaatcgccgtgccacaaattggatgtgttggag atgaagctcatcgtattttggatatgggtTTTGAACCTCAGAATCGAAAGATAA
- the LOC142232784 gene encoding uncharacterized protein LOC142232784 isoform X2 has product MFETYLVEIFVGVFEKVRENIRELMYYLRQTWIGVFSELTLYCLDIRIKTIDQNWPITAKKPLEIIEPSELANADEIKWGNSIAIAQRKHLTTKKLTNKDENDDPNIDPIIAMNKMDIPKNMDCLYHNPK; this is encoded by the exons ATGTTTGAAACATATCTTGTTGAAATCTTCGTTGGAGTTTTCGAAAAG GTTAGAGAAAACATCAGGGAGTTAATGTATTATCTTCGTCAAACATGGATTGGAGTATTTAGCGAACTCACTTTGTATTGCCTTGATATACGCATCAAAACCATTGACCAAAATTGGCCAATAACCGCGAAGAAACCATTAGAAATAATTGAGCCTTCAGAACTTGCAAAC GCAGATGAAATCAAATGGGGCAATTCAATTGCAATTGCTCAAAGGAAACatcttacaacaaaaaaacttacGAACAAGGATGAAAATGACGATCCAAATATCGACCCAATTATTGCCATGAACAAAATGGATATTCCGAAAAATATGGATTGTCTCTATCACAAT CCAAAATGA
- the LOC142232784 gene encoding uncharacterized protein LOC142232784 isoform X1: MFETYLVEIFVGVFEKVRENIRELMYYLRQTWIGVFSELTLYCLDIRIKTIDQNWPITAKKPLEIIEPSELANADEIKWGNSIAIAQRKHLTTKKLTNKDENDDPNIDPIIAMNKMDIPKNMDCLYHNVRCKHKL; this comes from the exons ATGTTTGAAACATATCTTGTTGAAATCTTCGTTGGAGTTTTCGAAAAG GTTAGAGAAAACATCAGGGAGTTAATGTATTATCTTCGTCAAACATGGATTGGAGTATTTAGCGAACTCACTTTGTATTGCCTTGATATACGCATCAAAACCATTGACCAAAATTGGCCAATAACCGCGAAGAAACCATTAGAAATAATTGAGCCTTCAGAACTTGCAAAC GCAGATGAAATCAAATGGGGCAATTCAATTGCAATTGCTCAAAGGAAACatcttacaacaaaaaaacttacGAACAAGGATGAAAATGACGATCCAAATATCGACCCAATTATTGCCATGAACAAAATGGATATTCCGAAAAATATGGATTGTCTCTATCACAATGTGAGATGCAAACACAAATTAtga